In the genome of Nonlabens sp. MB-3u-79, one region contains:
- a CDS encoding gliding motility-associated C-terminal domain-containing protein: protein MKRLLLLTLTLTLSLSLTAQNESSWWIFGDGAGIEFTPNPQNRSNSPAVLTSGYDTDEGVAVISDDSGNLLFFTDGSTVWNTNGTIMPNGTGLDGNFSSTQSAIVVKAPETAGVYFIFTVGAAGGGPLSYSRVEMALNGGLGDVVGGIKNVVLLQSCAEKVAATIKTNSNNAYIMTFAESNATAQNNGTGDFNALFTWEVRGIPGPNISFVFPTPIPQSSNANQGWFPTPVGATSGDRGMLRISPDGTKLVVCNQNGGFGGTASTGAYLYEFNPGNGQVSGAGLTLHTGPVYGAEFSASSQYLYHDDSNTYGFGGTKLIFQYELCDDANILSSKTQIANVGEGRSTLQLAKDGEIYVARFDQTTIGKIENSETATATYNPIAFDISPGQGKQGLPVFVQSDFQSFFTVSDQCQGDATDFQLACLPQVAASMWDFGDGNTLSVTGPGVVQNNYVSSGTYTVTVNVTNVSGDIRDFTQDITIFENGIVDPIDTTLLDYCDDDGSGSEIVDLTQFTLDVLGTQDAVVFDISYHPTMMDAEMNTNPLPDNYDVAVGTVQIWVRISNNTSPIDDGCSAVASFDLTVSTTPSVSNIPDFELCDDSSLDGLEDFDLAGYLPVIENTAGNPTDVAYTLHNSQSDADMNMAAIDTSVPYMNTTSPQVVYVRLQNTNDADCFGTAPFNLVVLGLPSISTPVDIEVCDDAPLDGSNAFILEDQDLEVDPTGINTVSYYNSMNDADSGNNPLSSPYSVSGTEELFVRSETPDGCYNTTSFMITVQEAPSIGNAPDLTNICDDSVDLDQNLFELSVQDAIILNGNNPSDYTITYYTTDADAQSGTNALPITYIVPFQAGVTTDLLFARLENNTTGCFNTSAFTIIFERCEIIFPEGFSPNNDGINDTFSIPGLAEQYTNFNLKVFNRNGSVVYETTATNYQEFAGIPNSGVLAGDGLLPTGVYFYVIQYNDADTPDSASWVYINY from the coding sequence ATGAAAAGACTATTACTTCTTACATTAACCTTAACCCTTAGTTTATCACTCACAGCCCAAAATGAATCTTCTTGGTGGATTTTTGGTGATGGAGCTGGTATAGAATTTACTCCTAACCCTCAAAACAGATCCAATAGTCCGGCGGTACTTACTTCTGGATATGATACTGATGAAGGTGTAGCAGTAATATCAGATGACAGCGGAAACCTTTTGTTTTTTACTGATGGATCTACCGTGTGGAATACTAATGGAACCATTATGCCAAATGGAACCGGACTCGATGGAAATTTTTCTTCCACACAATCAGCTATAGTAGTTAAAGCTCCAGAAACTGCTGGTGTATATTTTATATTTACGGTAGGTGCAGCTGGTGGAGGCCCTTTATCCTATTCTAGAGTTGAAATGGCATTAAACGGTGGCTTAGGTGATGTCGTAGGAGGAATTAAAAACGTAGTTTTACTTCAAAGTTGTGCGGAAAAAGTTGCTGCAACTATCAAAACCAACTCCAATAATGCTTATATAATGACATTTGCTGAAAGCAATGCAACAGCACAAAATAATGGAACTGGAGATTTTAACGCACTTTTTACTTGGGAAGTAAGAGGTATCCCTGGTCCTAATATATCTTTCGTTTTCCCGACTCCTATTCCACAATCTTCCAATGCAAATCAAGGATGGTTTCCCACACCAGTTGGTGCTACAAGCGGTGACCGTGGTATGTTGCGTATCTCACCAGATGGTACAAAACTAGTGGTGTGTAATCAAAATGGAGGTTTTGGCGGTACAGCTTCCACTGGAGCATATTTATATGAGTTCAATCCTGGTAATGGTCAGGTCAGCGGCGCTGGATTAACACTTCACACAGGTCCAGTTTATGGAGCTGAGTTCTCTGCCTCTTCTCAATATTTGTATCATGATGACAGTAATACTTATGGCTTTGGTGGTACAAAATTGATTTTTCAATATGAATTATGTGATGATGCAAACATCCTGTCATCTAAAACTCAAATTGCTAATGTAGGGGAAGGAAGAAGTACACTACAACTAGCAAAAGATGGTGAAATCTACGTGGCTAGATTTGATCAAACCACCATAGGTAAAATTGAAAACTCTGAAACGGCTACTGCTACATACAACCCAATCGCTTTTGATATCAGTCCAGGACAAGGTAAACAAGGCTTGCCTGTATTTGTACAATCAGACTTTCAAAGTTTCTTTACGGTAAGTGATCAATGTCAAGGAGACGCCACCGATTTTCAACTGGCTTGTCTTCCTCAAGTTGCCGCTTCTATGTGGGATTTTGGAGACGGTAATACCTTATCCGTTACTGGACCAGGAGTGGTACAAAATAACTATGTAAGTTCAGGAACTTATACAGTTACCGTTAACGTAACCAACGTATCTGGGGATATAAGAGACTTTACTCAAGACATCACAATTTTTGAAAATGGAATTGTTGATCCTATAGATACTACTTTATTAGATTACTGTGATGATGATGGTTCTGGGTCTGAAATAGTTGATTTAACTCAATTTACTCTAGATGTTCTAGGTACTCAAGATGCTGTTGTTTTTGACATCAGTTACCACCCAACCATGATGGATGCAGAAATGAACACCAATCCATTACCTGATAATTATGATGTTGCTGTAGGTACCGTTCAAATATGGGTACGTATATCTAATAACACGTCTCCTATTGATGACGGTTGTAGCGCAGTTGCTTCATTTGATTTAACCGTAAGCACAACACCTAGCGTTTCAAATATTCCTGACTTTGAACTATGCGATGACTCCAGTCTAGACGGCTTAGAAGATTTTGACCTTGCAGGTTACCTACCTGTTATTGAAAATACGGCTGGTAACCCTACCGATGTCGCCTATACTCTTCATAATTCTCAATCGGATGCAGATATGAATATGGCTGCTATAGATACAAGTGTTCCTTATATGAATACGACAAGCCCTCAAGTAGTTTATGTAAGACTTCAAAACACCAATGATGCAGACTGTTTTGGTACCGCTCCATTTAACTTAGTGGTACTCGGCTTACCTTCTATTTCTACTCCTGTAGATATTGAAGTTTGTGATGATGCACCACTAGATGGCAGCAATGCTTTTATTCTTGAAGACCAAGATCTTGAAGTTGATCCTACTGGGATAAACACCGTAAGCTACTACAACAGCATGAATGATGCTGATTCTGGAAACAATCCTCTCAGCTCTCCTTACTCCGTTTCAGGAACGGAAGAATTGTTTGTAAGATCTGAAACTCCAGATGGATGTTACAACACCACAAGTTTTATGATCACTGTGCAAGAAGCTCCTTCTATAGGAAATGCACCTGATCTAACTAATATATGTGATGATAGTGTGGATCTCGATCAAAATCTATTTGAACTAAGCGTTCAAGATGCTATCATACTAAATGGTAATAATCCATCAGACTATACGATCACTTACTACACAACAGATGCTGATGCTCAATCTGGAACAAATGCACTACCTATCACTTATATTGTACCATTTCAAGCAGGAGTTACAACCGATTTATTATTTGCTAGACTAGAAAATAATACTACTGGATGTTTCAATACCTCTGCATTTACGATCATTTTTGAAAGATGTGAAATCATTTTTCCTGAAGGCTTCAGTCCTAATAACGATGGAATTAACGACACTTTCTCTATACCTGGTCTTGCAGAACAGTACACTAACTTTAACCTAAAGGTATTTAATCGCAATGGTTCGGTAGTTTATGAAACGACTGCTACTAACTATCAAGAATTTGCTGGGATCCCCAATTCTGGAGTATTAGCCGGTGACGGATTACTACCTACCGGAGTTTACTTCTATGTGATTCAATATAATGATGCTGATACACCAGACTCTGCGAGTTGGGTATACATCAACTATTAA
- a CDS encoding gliding motility-associated C-terminal domain-containing protein, with translation MKYILYLLIFICSAFAKAQLESSYWYFGINAGIDFNTGSAAAIDDGQLITGEGCATISDEFGNLLFYTDGSLVYDAAHIIMPNGTGLKGNSSSTSSAIIVPLPGSLNLYYVFTVDTDDLVYRNTEGLHYSIVDMSLNGGTGDIDVLNKNINLLPVTSEKLTAISNATGDGFWIISQFQDLFYSFELTASGLSTSPVISQVAPFVELITTPVTNVDVAAMRGYIKVNARGNRLVAAHFSNNTTVEFAGITDVLTARSAAYANGGELYLYDFDNATGIVSNPLPLLTRQDGGSIYGVEFSGNGQFLYAEVDYMNSSTTQIFELIRGEIIQYDLTASNIASSAIVIHQDNITPFRGALQLGLDNKIYHSRYQQNALSVINNPDDAGTNANYTFNSFPLTQNATAWYGLPIFVQSFLLNGEIEAMDHCFDEEQFFRVNTAANLVSVNWDFGDPNSGTANISSDLLASHLFSAPGSYTVTAVVETLVQVFTITTTVEVFEQVSVNSFPNILEECEESFDVALFDLTEIGDTISTNSNQTVSYYESEIDALEDQNSILNPSNYTNLFLTQEIHVRVSNENCFLIYSFLIQIKNCPVEVFNVVTPNGDGLNDTFIVSGLYNIYAKHKMYIFSRYGQKIWEGNNDSGGWDGTSNTGLFNSGERLPTGTYFYVLELNEPHTKPKAGYVYLR, from the coding sequence ATGAAGTACATTTTATATTTATTGATTTTTATTTGTTCCGCTTTCGCGAAAGCGCAACTAGAATCCTCCTACTGGTATTTTGGGATCAACGCCGGTATTGATTTTAACACCGGTAGTGCTGCAGCAATTGATGACGGACAATTAATCACTGGGGAAGGTTGTGCCACTATCTCAGATGAATTTGGTAATTTATTATTCTACACAGACGGCTCCTTAGTATACGACGCCGCTCATATCATAATGCCTAACGGGACTGGCCTTAAAGGAAACTCTTCAAGTACCAGCAGCGCTATCATCGTTCCATTACCTGGAAGTCTTAATTTATATTATGTTTTTACCGTAGACACTGATGATCTGGTCTATCGCAATACAGAAGGATTGCACTATTCTATAGTCGACATGTCTTTAAACGGTGGTACCGGAGATATAGATGTTCTGAACAAGAACATTAACCTACTCCCTGTAACTTCAGAAAAACTAACCGCTATTTCAAACGCTACAGGTGATGGATTTTGGATCATTTCGCAGTTTCAAGATTTATTTTATTCTTTTGAACTAACAGCCAGCGGTTTGAGTACGAGCCCCGTTATTTCTCAAGTTGCTCCTTTTGTAGAATTGATTACGACACCTGTAACAAATGTTGATGTAGCTGCCATGAGAGGTTACATTAAGGTCAACGCCAGAGGCAATAGACTGGTTGCCGCTCATTTTTCAAATAACACCACAGTAGAATTTGCGGGAATCACAGATGTTTTAACAGCACGCAGCGCCGCTTATGCTAACGGTGGCGAGTTATACCTATACGACTTTGATAATGCTACAGGTATAGTTTCAAATCCGCTACCCTTATTGACTAGACAAGATGGTGGTTCTATTTATGGTGTAGAATTTTCTGGAAATGGACAATTTTTATATGCAGAAGTGGATTATATGAATTCCTCTACAACTCAAATATTTGAATTAATAAGAGGTGAAATTATTCAATATGACTTAACGGCATCTAATATCGCAAGTAGCGCAATAGTTATTCATCAAGATAATATCACGCCTTTTAGAGGTGCGCTGCAATTGGGACTGGACAATAAAATTTACCACTCTAGATATCAACAAAATGCTCTGAGTGTTATCAATAACCCTGATGATGCTGGAACTAATGCCAATTATACCTTTAACTCTTTTCCATTAACTCAAAATGCAACAGCATGGTACGGCTTGCCCATTTTTGTACAATCCTTTTTACTGAATGGAGAAATTGAAGCAATGGATCACTGTTTTGATGAGGAACAGTTTTTTAGGGTCAATACAGCAGCAAATTTGGTCTCCGTAAATTGGGATTTTGGAGATCCAAACTCAGGAACTGCTAATATTTCTAGTGACCTTTTAGCTTCTCATTTATTTTCTGCTCCAGGATCTTATACCGTAACAGCCGTCGTAGAAACCTTAGTACAAGTTTTTACCATTACAACGACTGTAGAAGTATTTGAACAAGTATCTGTGAATAGCTTTCCAAATATATTAGAAGAGTGTGAAGAAAGTTTTGATGTGGCGCTATTTGATTTAACTGAAATTGGTGACACTATTTCTACAAATAGCAATCAAACAGTAAGCTATTATGAATCAGAAATAGACGCACTAGAAGACCAAAACTCAATTTTAAACCCTTCTAATTATACCAATCTCTTTCTTACACAAGAAATTCATGTAAGAGTATCAAATGAAAACTGTTTCCTAATTTATTCATTTTTGATACAGATAAAAAATTGTCCTGTTGAGGTTTTTAATGTGGTTACCCCTAACGGTGATGGATTAAATGATACGTTCATCGTTTCTGGCCTTTATAACATCTATGCTAAACATAAAATGTATATATTTAGCAGATACGGACAAAAAATATGGGAAGGAAATAATGACTCTGGGGGATGGGACGGCACTTCAAATACCGGTTTATTCAACTCAGGAGAACGATTACCTACAGGAACCTATTTTTACGTATTAGAATTAAATGAACCACACACCAAACCTAAAGCAGGCTACGTCTATTTAAGATAA
- a CDS encoding T9SS type B sorting domain-containing protein: MQKKKFLLAFFITAITLCSSIVNAQLQASNWYFGFNAGINFDPITGAVTPLTNGQVSTNEGCATISDENGQLLFYTDGIIVYDRTHQIMLNGQGLRGDPSSSQSAIIIPKPQDANIYYIFTVDLPPGNQGGGDKVHYYEVDMRGNSGLGEVTTDINNPPSLVDEASEKLTAINHSVNDEIFVTTYANSTGFGFFDSFHTFTVSATGVNPIPIISTVATPTLARRGYLKFSPDGRFLVSCTMGAQSYIYDFDQSTGVVSNERAINLTTANQAGYGAEFSPDGSLLYITASNDTFGNNPANHSSTLYQYELTPANLSTPFLSGIEIDTRPGYRGAIQLGIDGKIYRALADTFTIGRNFLGVINNPNVVGTGCNYQHDAIPLAGRMSAQGLPPFIQSFFALIEVENLCLGDGTTFEFRSDTPPDSVLWEFGDGTTSTLENPTHIYTAARIYNVVLSLTSGGSTRVYRKNVQIYDTPIANTISDIVACDADLNGREIVDLDLLATPQILGAQDPNLFTVRYFINQADADLNRNAITTPFLANVPQQTLIARIYNSNSASCYETLAFDLKIFDQPISNLVNDLEVCDDDFDGVITFDLSNQTNTILGSQNASDFNISYHSSQNDADNNSGALALSYPNTTPFNETVFIRIENALEPNCFDTTQSFDLIVNPKPVANDFSAFQCDEDGTPDGRTVFSFMSFDNSISASAVGVSVSYFINQNDADANLNALDNVSYINLTPMQNIIARVTDDLTGCYSTSAVTLSVSASDAQDTALSICDDDGMEDGLAEFDLSNANNDVLISAPANVTVNYYASLNEALTEQNTLPNLFTNTTPDNQTLFARAESPDGNCFGISEVLLTVNALPVIELTELYDYCGNNPQALTLDSGILTGTVNDYTYVWSTGATSESISVTAGGDYRVTVSNLEGCSRDRLITVIISEPATITRIETINAGTSSGGSATINVTGLGDYEYRINLEDPYQDSPVFNNIVPGFYTAYVRDKNGCGTTSQDFSIVGYPRFFTPNNDGFNDYWQLIGVSVVFEPNSEIFIFDRYGKLLKQVSPQGPGWDGTYNGTPLPSSDYWFKATLMDGTIFSSHFTLKR, encoded by the coding sequence ATGCAGAAAAAGAAATTTTTATTAGCCTTCTTTATTACGGCAATTACATTGTGTTCTAGTATCGTAAATGCACAATTGCAGGCATCAAACTGGTATTTTGGATTCAACGCTGGTATCAACTTTGATCCCATAACAGGTGCGGTAACCCCTTTAACTAATGGTCAGGTCTCCACCAACGAAGGCTGTGCTACCATTTCAGATGAGAATGGGCAGCTGTTATTTTATACTGACGGGATTATAGTTTATGATCGCACCCACCAAATTATGCTCAATGGCCAAGGATTGAGAGGCGATCCATCGAGCAGTCAAAGTGCGATTATTATTCCTAAACCCCAAGATGCTAATATCTATTATATTTTCACCGTGGATCTTCCTCCAGGAAATCAGGGCGGTGGTGATAAAGTGCATTATTATGAAGTAGACATGAGAGGTAATTCTGGACTCGGAGAGGTAACTACTGATATTAACAATCCGCCTTCATTAGTAGACGAGGCTTCTGAAAAATTGACCGCAATTAATCATTCAGTCAATGATGAGATATTTGTAACTACTTACGCCAACTCTACAGGTTTTGGCTTCTTTGATTCATTCCACACGTTTACTGTTTCTGCTACTGGAGTTAATCCTATACCAATTATTTCAACTGTTGCTACCCCTACATTAGCAAGAAGGGGATATTTAAAATTCTCACCAGACGGTCGCTTTCTAGTTTCTTGTACCATGGGTGCTCAAAGTTATATCTACGATTTTGACCAAAGTACTGGAGTCGTTTCCAATGAAAGGGCTATAAATTTAACTACTGCAAATCAAGCTGGGTATGGTGCAGAGTTCTCTCCAGACGGCAGCTTATTGTATATCACAGCTTCTAATGACACCTTTGGAAATAATCCCGCAAACCATTCCTCTACTCTTTATCAATACGAACTCACTCCAGCAAACCTATCTACTCCATTTTTGAGCGGTATTGAAATAGATACACGTCCTGGTTATCGAGGTGCCATACAATTGGGTATAGACGGGAAAATATACAGAGCACTTGCCGATACTTTTACCATTGGTAGAAATTTTTTAGGTGTTATTAATAATCCTAATGTCGTAGGTACTGGTTGTAATTATCAACACGATGCTATTCCTTTAGCTGGTCGCATGTCAGCTCAAGGATTACCCCCTTTTATTCAAAGTTTCTTTGCTTTAATAGAAGTAGAAAATTTGTGTTTAGGGGATGGTACCACATTTGAATTTCGATCTGACACACCACCAGATTCCGTGCTGTGGGAATTTGGTGATGGAACCACTTCTACACTAGAAAACCCAACTCATATTTATACTGCCGCTAGAATTTATAATGTTGTTTTATCATTAACAAGTGGTGGAAGCACGAGAGTCTATCGTAAAAATGTACAGATTTATGACACTCCTATTGCAAATACCATAAGCGATATAGTTGCCTGTGATGCAGATCTTAACGGTAGAGAAATAGTTGATTTAGACTTACTTGCTACACCTCAAATTTTAGGTGCACAAGACCCTAACCTTTTTACAGTGCGGTATTTTATTAATCAAGCAGATGCCGATTTGAACAGAAATGCCATTACTACTCCCTTTCTAGCAAATGTTCCTCAACAAACACTTATTGCTAGAATTTATAACAGTAATAGTGCCAGCTGCTATGAAACCTTAGCCTTTGATTTAAAAATATTTGATCAACCCATTTCTAATCTGGTAAATGATTTAGAGGTTTGTGATGACGATTTTGATGGAGTGATAACTTTTGATTTGAGCAATCAGACCAATACCATCCTAGGCTCTCAAAACGCCTCTGATTTTAATATCTCCTATCACTCTTCACAAAATGATGCCGACAATAACTCTGGCGCATTGGCATTGAGTTATCCTAATACAACCCCTTTTAATGAAACGGTATTTATACGTATAGAAAATGCTTTAGAACCAAATTGTTTTGATACCACTCAATCTTTTGATTTAATTGTTAATCCTAAACCTGTCGCTAACGACTTCTCTGCGTTTCAATGTGATGAAGACGGCACTCCAGATGGAAGAACGGTGTTTAGTTTTATGAGTTTTGATAATTCAATAAGTGCAAGTGCTGTGGGCGTTAGCGTTTCTTATTTTATCAATCAAAATGATGCAGATGCTAATTTAAATGCACTGGATAATGTAAGCTATATCAACCTTACTCCTATGCAAAACATCATCGCTAGAGTTACAGATGATCTCACTGGATGTTACAGTACTTCTGCTGTTACTTTATCAGTTAGTGCTAGCGATGCTCAAGACACTGCCTTATCTATTTGTGATGATGATGGAATGGAAGATGGTCTTGCAGAGTTTGATCTTTCCAATGCCAATAACGATGTATTGATCAGTGCACCGGCAAACGTCACTGTAAATTACTACGCATCTCTAAACGAGGCTTTAACAGAGCAAAATACACTGCCTAACCTATTTACCAACACAACGCCTGATAACCAAACCCTATTTGCAAGAGCAGAATCTCCAGATGGAAACTGTTTTGGAATCAGCGAGGTATTATTAACAGTGAATGCACTACCGGTTATAGAATTAACCGAATTGTATGATTATTGTGGCAACAATCCGCAAGCTTTAACTCTTGATAGCGGCATCCTAACTGGAACTGTAAATGACTACACTTATGTATGGAGTACTGGGGCAACTTCAGAGTCTATTTCTGTAACTGCAGGCGGCGATTATCGCGTCACGGTTTCTAACTTAGAAGGCTGTTCTAGAGATAGACTAATTACGGTTATCATAAGTGAGCCTGCAACTATTACCCGCATAGAAACTATAAACGCAGGTACTAGTAGCGGTGGATCGGCAACTATTAATGTGACTGGATTAGGGGATTATGAATACCGCATTAACTTAGAAGACCCCTATCAAGATAGTCCTGTTTTTAACAACATTGTTCCTGGATTTTACACCGCTTATGTAAGGGATAAAAACGGTTGTGGAACCACTTCACAAGATTTTAGTATTGTGGGTTATCCTCGTTTTTTTACTCCTAATAATGATGGCTTTAACGATTACTGGCAATTAATAGGGGTCTCTGTGGTTTTTGAGCCAAATTCTGAAATTTTTATTTTTGATAGATATGGGAAACTTTTAAAGCAAGTTTCTCCGCAAGGCCCAGGTTGGGATGGAACCTATAATGGCACTCCTTTACCTTCAAGCGATTATTGGTTCAAGGCTACTTTAATGGATGGGACAATCTTTTCTTCTCACTTTACCTTGAAAAGATAA
- a CDS encoding ABC transporter permease, producing the protein MKRLLDIEFHKFRYSKSSKVLTIIYLAIVILLMLTGMIRIELNGFNGSFSDLGIFNFPLIWHVSTYFTSFLKIFIAIVIVSLTANEYTNRTLKQNLIDGLSKKELILSKFYFACSLAFLTTIIVFLASLTLGLIYSDFNEASIIFSQMGYLGAFFLGHLVFFCFCLFAGILVKRSAFALGFVAVWWIFEGVLNLIARGVDQLYDTHIYDWLLHLLPLNAMSNLIKEPITKIDLISSAMNQIDIKGLNFTYDIEWVDILSVCIWSALLIYWSYALLKRRDL; encoded by the coding sequence ATGAAAAGATTATTAGATATAGAATTTCACAAATTCAGGTATAGTAAAAGCAGCAAAGTACTTACCATTATTTACTTAGCTATAGTGATACTGTTGATGCTTACCGGGATGATAAGGATCGAATTGAATGGTTTTAATGGTAGCTTCTCCGATTTAGGAATATTCAATTTCCCATTAATCTGGCATGTGAGTACTTACTTTACAAGTTTTCTTAAGATTTTTATTGCTATTGTGATCGTATCCTTAACGGCAAATGAATACACTAATAGAACTTTAAAACAAAACTTGATAGATGGTTTAAGTAAAAAGGAATTGATCCTATCTAAGTTTTACTTCGCTTGCTCTCTCGCTTTTTTAACAACAATTATTGTATTCTTAGCCTCGTTGACATTAGGCTTGATTTATTCTGACTTTAATGAGGCCTCCATAATTTTCTCCCAAATGGGATATCTAGGAGCTTTCTTTTTAGGTCATTTGGTGTTCTTTTGTTTTTGTCTATTTGCAGGGATTTTAGTAAAAAGAAGTGCTTTCGCTTTAGGTTTTGTTGCGGTATGGTGGATCTTTGAAGGTGTTTTAAATCTAATTGCAAGAGGTGTAGATCAATTATACGACACGCATATTTATGACTGGTTGTTGCATCTGTTGCCCCTTAACGCCATGTCTAATTTGATCAAAGAGCCTATAACTAAGATTGACCTGATATCGTCTGCAATGAATCAAATAGATATTAAAGGTCTTAATTTTACTTACGATATTGAATGGGTTGATATCCTTTCTGTTTGTATCTGGAGTGCCCTATTGATCTACTGGTCTTATGCCTTACTAAAACGAAGAGACTTGTAA
- a CDS encoding ABC transporter ATP-binding protein → METILEINQLHKNYGPLTAVDHISFKIKKGHVYGILGPNGSGKSTTLGMVLNVVNPTSGDYKWFEGTTSNHDALKRIGAIIERPNFYPSMSAIQNLKLVCKIKNIDPSTIEEKLTLVDLLSRKHSPFKTYSLGMKQRLAIASALLNNPEILILDEPTNGLDPQGIRQIRDIIQKIAANGTTILLASHLLDEVEKVCTDVVVLRLGKMLYSGPVDEMNRNHGSIFIDATDRDALHDFLKNKAYAGTITVHDDGLEVKLYEDVDNTQINKEAFENGIVLNKLFHKKQSLEDQFIELTNQN, encoded by the coding sequence ATGGAAACCATCCTTGAAATTAACCAACTTCATAAAAACTATGGTCCGCTCACTGCGGTGGATCATATTTCATTTAAAATAAAAAAAGGCCATGTCTACGGAATTCTAGGTCCTAACGGTAGTGGTAAATCCACCACTTTAGGAATGGTACTCAATGTAGTGAACCCTACTAGTGGTGATTATAAGTGGTTTGAAGGAACCACCTCTAATCATGATGCCCTAAAAAGAATAGGTGCGATTATAGAACGGCCTAATTTTTACCCCAGTATGAGTGCCATTCAAAACCTAAAGCTGGTCTGTAAAATTAAAAATATAGATCCTTCTACAATTGAAGAGAAATTGACACTTGTAGATTTGCTTTCGCGAAAGCATTCTCCTTTTAAAACCTACTCTTTGGGTATGAAACAACGTCTTGCGATAGCGAGTGCCTTGCTCAATAACCCAGAGATATTGATCCTTGATGAACCTACCAATGGCTTAGACCCTCAAGGAATACGACAGATACGGGATATTATTCAAAAAATAGCAGCAAACGGAACTACCATCCTACTGGCTTCTCACTTACTAGACGAAGTAGAAAAAGTGTGCACTGACGTAGTGGTTTTGCGCTTAGGTAAAATGTTGTATTCTGGTCCAGTAGACGAAATGAATAGAAATCATGGATCCATATTTATAGACGCCACTGACAGGGATGCGCTGCATGATTTCCTTAAAAATAAAGCTTATGCAGGAACCATCACCGTACATGATGATGGTCTAGAAGTAAAACTTTATGAAGATGTAGACAATACACAAATCAATAAAGAAGCTTTTGAGAACGGTATTGTTCTCAACAAACTATTTCATAAGAAGCAGAGTCTAGAAGACCAATTCATTGAATTAACCAACCAAAACTAA
- a CDS encoding nucleoid-associated protein: MINLYNTRIESLAIHRVGNKNKGEALLTSNSSTSLDDEMHSLLKEYFLKSFRSKEEAYYSFFHEDDLEFHEMYAFAKAIFSTPASLLENSKKMAKHLYEQSDHPHIRSGEVYICYFDNVMVDNNKTDAIGIFKSEIKQEFLQFEEGETDLKMILQQGVNLNKLDKGAIIFNVEEEAGYKILSVDSNRYDAKYWLESFLGVDVFEDENFFTKKYLKFCQDFAKDVVLPAEDKKEEVMFMNRAVNHFAKNDTFEETAFLNETLENPDLIPEFKNYKLEKGAKHSIEDVSTFPISNTAVSAARKGIKSVINLDTHVQIKMDFTNSSSAEKFIEKGWDEEKQMYYYLVYFNREEKK; encoded by the coding sequence ATGATCAATTTATACAACACTAGAATTGAAAGTCTTGCCATACATCGTGTAGGTAACAAAAATAAAGGAGAAGCTTTACTTACTTCCAACAGTTCTACGAGTTTGGATGATGAGATGCACTCCCTTTTAAAGGAATACTTTTTGAAATCTTTTCGTTCTAAAGAAGAAGCATATTACAGTTTCTTTCATGAAGATGACTTAGAGTTTCATGAAATGTACGCTTTCGCGAAAGCGATATTCTCCACACCAGCATCTCTGCTAGAAAACAGTAAGAAGATGGCAAAACACCTGTATGAACAGTCAGACCATCCTCACATACGAAGTGGTGAAGTGTATATCTGTTATTTTGATAACGTTATGGTGGACAACAATAAAACCGACGCTATAGGGATTTTCAAAAGTGAGATCAAACAAGAGTTTTTACAGTTTGAAGAAGGAGAAACAGATCTAAAAATGATTCTTCAACAAGGCGTCAATTTGAACAAATTAGACAAAGGAGCAATAATTTTTAACGTAGAAGAAGAAGCTGGTTACAAGATCCTTTCTGTAGATTCTAACCGTTATGATGCTAAGTATTGGTTGGAAAGTTTCTTGGGCGTAGATGTTTTTGAGGACGAGAATTTCTTTACAAAAAAGTATTTGAAATTTTGTCAAGACTTTGCAAAAGACGTGGTATTACCTGCTGAAGATAAGAAGGAAGAAGTCATGTTTATGAACCGTGCGGTAAATCACTTTGCCAAAAACGACACCTTTGAAGAAACGGCTTTCTTAAATGAAACACTAGAAAATCCGGATTTGATTCCAGAATTTAAAAATTATAAATTAGAAAAAGGAGCCAAACACTCTATAGAAGATGTGTCTACCTTCCCTATCTCTAACACTGCTGTAAGTGCTGCTCGAAAGGGAATTAAAAGTGTTATCAATCTAGATACTCATGTGCAAATAAAGATGGATTTCACCAACTCTAGCAGTGCAGAGAAGTTTATAGAAAAAGGATGGGACGAAGAAAAACAAATGTATTATTACTTAGTTTACTTCAACCGAGAAGAGAAGAAGTAA